Genomic window (Apis cerana isolate GH-2021 linkage group LG1, AcerK_1.0, whole genome shotgun sequence):
ACGGGACGCGTCATAACGTTATTCTGTTccgaaaatttcgatttcgtgATATAAGATTCACAATTATTCACAAtatcatgattaaatattctttctttttgtcttcttcctctctctttttccattatttatatatatatatatacccgCGTCTAAAAGAGTTTCAACGAACGATTACgagacaatatttattttgggcCTGGTgacgtttttcatttttcacttcGAAAATgtttctctcttatttttatttatttattatttttttttttttattctcacagaacatattttattagcgAAGTTCGTTCCATCTTATCTCgcaattcgataataaaaaataacttgcccgcgttttttattttttcagcccttaactaatatatatatgtacaagtaTCTAATGGTGTTTTGGTAAATATTcttctagtttttttttttttttttttttacgtatcgATTGAGGAGCGCGCGAAATTTCAGAATATCATGTTTCATGTTTCAGTTGTTGAATAGTGCGATTTCTCGACGAATGTCAAAACGATTATTTCTTTAGTGAAATATACAATGGTAATAAAATGATCAACATATAGTATATAAGCAtttcatgtaaaattataaactcgCGTTTTCGTGTTTATCAGTCGAATTTACTGATTTGTATATCGATATTGAAATGATTGCATATGCACACTTcctatcttttctttcgtgaAAGTTTTTCTTTCCCGTTTAATTTCTCCATTCAACGCAAAAGCAttccttttcaattttcattttcactgTTATGTTTTATACCACCCGTTTCTTTCGATTGGAATGAatttgtgtgtgtatgtgtgtgtgtgtgtgtgtgtgaaaagaaaaagaaaaaaattgctagTTATTATGTTTGAGAAGCGTTTTACAATCTCATAAAACAAAACGAATCAACGAATGAACTTACATCGAACCGAATATTTTCCTGTTCGCATGAATGGTTTATTCGTTATATCGGTTTCATTCTATCGTATTTAAAacgatgtaaaattttttttctttcctttaggAACTTATAATACTATTCGTGATATACAACGTCCTGATTTTATCCTGAATTATCACGTGGGCCTGATAAAACCAAGTCTTTCGttcttcgatatattttcgtttgATCGATAGAATTTACGTATACATTaacgtatacgtatacattTTTCCCTTATAATTGCACTGTTTTTTTCAATCGGATTTTCACATGTTAAAAaaccattatttaataattattgtttgcttgaaattaatcataatgttatattatacacgCATACgtatactataattataatatataacagacAGAGAAGTGAAATGTTATGTTCGTTTAAATAACGTTCTAGAGTTTAGTAGGAATAGATTATACtcgaaaattatagaatatactCGAAAAACTGCAAACACGAAGAAATTCGTAAGAACAATATTTTCCACGATCGAATGTTTCTTGTCCGGATAATAGTGCAAGTGTTCATCAAAACCCACATGACGATCAAGTatgttcattttaattaaggaTATCACAAGACGGTACCCACTACAATAGTTAGACCGGGCTATCTCATTAAAAGACAATCTCCATCGATTAGTCATATACGACAAACATTTTTCGCATAGATCTTCTAAAAGCACttctaaacatttttcttgataGTAGGAATTTCATATCGCGTATCGTTTTTCTAATACACACAGTGTTCCAtctttacttatattattctctccttttgtttcaaatttttttttttctattatatttttaacataagcttgtttttcatttgttcTCTTTCGCCATTTTTTCGAGCACctttttctaagattttatattttatcacagatgttttattctttcgatttcctttttatttatagcccACTCGGTATAACACTAGCAAGGAACACATTTGTTATTATCCCTTTTCTTGTAAATGCCATCGTGCGTTACTTCtgctatttttcatattccctttcttttcctagtacgatttttctttcattgtatCTCTCGCTAAGCCGAAATGATATTATGATCACAGCTTTCGTCTTGCCATTATGCGCAAGAAAATACGATTCACACTAAGGCCTGCCTtagtacaaaaatatacattcgcttcttaaaaaatagatcTTAGCATTCTGTACTGGCTAGCGTTCGtttgatattttacaatagTTTGATTCTTGGCAGGCTGTCTTAATGATTAGTATTTATCGGCTATGAGAACCACCATCGAGTGagctttcattattttttttttcttttttcacaagGAGCTTATCCGATCTAAACACTAGCTGGTGCAccatcccttttttttttttatattataagacgCGCATATTCATAAACTGATATTCGCGTGACTCAATCAAAGGCGAATCAATGAGGGCCGCGACCTGAAACGGAAAGCTATGAAGTAGGAAGAAAATCGTTAGACAACAATCGAAGCAAGTGTTATCGATAATAGGTAAAATCGATGTGAAcaattattcgtttcgatGGAATTCATGAATCACGAACGATGCTTTCCGCTTAGTCGGGATCATCCTTGTTTTATGAATATGAGGTCAGACGTGGCGAGATGTGCGGATCGCTTAACTGTGGTTATTACCTTTCCCGGTAGGTTCAGTCTTATACTTGGTTTGTCATTTTGcgtttatatcgatatatgcGTGTAATTAGGATGTGTCCGTTTGGTTAAGCGGACCGCACGAAtgccgtttttttttttttctacatgaCTTTTTACACAGGATTCGCAGAGATGGTACGTATCACTTGATTTTTTGTTGCTATTTTCACTCACTTTTGGATAAATTCCGTTCTTTCACATTCGAACGCATCTCATCTCTTCTGTTCTCTCTCTCATACGTTATCGTTATTTCGCAGCATCATATGTTCTTTCACACTGTTTTCtcttactctctctctctctctttagaCTCACACGTCGGGGATCAAACCCGCGAGTATACTGTTTATGCAGGACttcatttgatttaaaaacaaaataataataataataataataataaatagtaataataataataataataataataataataataataaaaatattaataataataataataaaaatattaataataatagtagcaataataataataataataataataataataataataataataataataataataatagtagtagtagtagtagtagtagtagtaatagtagcagTAGCAGTAGCAGTAGAGTAATAgcagtagtaatagtagtagtaatagtagtaataatagtagtagcagtagcagtagtagtagtaatagtagtaataatagtagtagcagtagtagaaatagtagtaatagtagcagtagcagtagtagtagtagtagtagtagtagtagtagtagtagtagtagtagtagtagtagtagtagtagcagcaacagaaataataataataataataataataatattaataacaacaaaTTCTTGTGGGTACAAGTctcacattaataataataataataaaaaaataataaaataatagtaataataataataataataataataataaaagtaaaaacgaaaatgtacggaggattttaaaaaaagagaaaaaagacttAGTAAATAACACTTAGTCCGTTTGCACAGCGTCAATGATTGCCGAACAATGGTTCGTGAGTTTTGTAGTTAACGAATAACCATCAGTTCCGTaagactttttaaaaaatatgcgcGCACGGTATACTAAATGAAAGGGCACGAGCATACCTTAACTTTCAGTCATTTTTTGGCGAAAAATAAGCACATGTTTCAACGAATTGccgaaaaatgattattattaagatatcttacaattattttcattaatgatgGCTATCgcgtatcaaatttttttcggcAAATTTATTGTTACCGCGACTCAGGTACATTACATACATAGTAACCCTTATTGGGCGGTTGCTGGATCATTtccaatgattattttataataataaggtaaagaatgataaaaaagataaataatatagaatttcatattttaaagaaaaatgacatgttgtgaaatatatttgattttgtaattttcgttattttgcgttattttttttatatgattaatttttatatcttgtaatatcttgaaaaatatgaaaaaaaaacatatttatttattttatttaataaaaacaataataaaaaataatgataaacagaaatggatataataattgttaaaattgtttgtaatatatatatatatatataataaaagaaagtaattttcataaaaatagaattgacCCAGCCTCGGCCGTGTTTATGTTAAAGGGTTAAGGCCCATTCATTTTGTATAACAgttttaaatcgtttaaagaaataattttctcatatttGTGCCTAGCTCTCAATCGATttacttttgttattttctcaaataaacagttatatattgtttttctcttcatatcattcatctttttttcgtttcttttctttttttatttgttttaaattcggGCGCAACTCCGTAATAGCTATTTGCGCGtgtctaatattttaaacgcaTATGTAcagaatcatatataaaaaacaatggtACACATGACTACAAGTACAATAGACGacgatgtaataattatacaaggactcgaaaaaagtaaataaccTCTCAGAATAATAAACTGTATACGAGTGCTGTTTTGGTATTTTTCTTTGTGTTGtggattttctttaattttcgtaCTTTTCACTTTcgaaatcgttattattaatcgCACGATAGAAATAGATGCATGCGGCATCTGAATATTAACGTTTAAAATTCGATAGATAATAcagatatacatacatatacacatacacgaTTAGCAGCTAATTCCTCTGATttgtttttatagataaacTATAATTGTGTTCGTTTTTAAAGTCGCTAAGAGTACGGTGAAAAGACGGTACTTGAAGGTCAtacagtttttctttttattaacatcATCAATATCccctttttttactttaacacGATATATGAATGCTTGATGTACATGTTTGATGTGTATTTAACTGATACCACCAAATGTGTACCATCAAATTAACCGCACTCCTTTTgacatatattcatttaatatttgtacaaaagCGTCCGATTGGTTTTGGTACTAAAAATAACCTCGGATcgctattcattttatttgtgaGTGCATCTTTGTATTATCTGTGCAACTCGATTGCAAACAATCTTCCAcgaagtttatatttattttttcatttacttatTCTTTCTTACACTGCATGTTCTTGGCGCTcgctttgatatatatttcccataaaattggaaaaatatttgttaacatGTTTCTACTTACATATATTTGGAATTTCGTTATGCTTTCCTGTGGAACATCGTGAGATCAATCCTTTTTCTTGTTTAGCCTCTCTTTCATTTCTTGTTTGATACGATGATCAGCTCTCATTGAtagtaacatatttttttaattgttttcccATGATATCAACAAGTATATGACATATCGAAGGTCCATTTTGACGAGGCCTTCTTCTTCGTATCGTCTTGTAatgttttattcttaatatctatcaagaatattattatactcgtatataatatttttttccattaatatattcattgatgAGAGGAACGATCATTAACGATTAAATgttacatttttcttattttgatcGTTATGAAACCACCACTATTAACCATAAACTAATTGCCTCACGAGGAGTTTTCCATGGAAAAACCAACGAAAACTGTTTCAATCTATTtcggtaaataaaaatagggaTGATTCGTACTTAATTTAGATATCGCATTACGGAATCAAGAAAGACGTTCTTAACTATGGCTTGTCGCGTTCTCatgagaattaataaaatcattgtaaAGGAGAACTTATGTGCGTTTTTACCCtggctatttatatattggaaCTGTGTGATCCTTACCTGACAGGTAATATTGCATCCATCAATTACTGACTTTAAACTACGAATTTATACATGTCCACCATTTGATGTTACATCCGTAGTTCTCGTAAAAACAAttcttatagaaaaataaaggatataactttataactttACTTCTGAGAATGTAGCTCGCCCAGAAATTGTTGATGATGTTGATCGGTAGCGTACGATATCGGGGAGTAATCTTTTCTTggtataaattagaatttacttTTGGTCGCGAAGGACCAATGGCATGATAACTTCCCTGCTATCACCATCAAGAGGATTTTTAACAACTGTAGGTAAATCTGCATCACTTAATGGTTCCCATTGGCTTcccattatttcttttatttcctgtgattaaaaacaattttaatgttttataaaataattaaaattataataaaacattttaaattctggttataattttattgaaaccatgtttacaatattaaaagtagAAACTTACATGTGTGATAGTTTCAGCCTTATACCAAGATTCAATGCCAGATGTAATGAATCTTTGTGCAAATACTAATGACTTAAGCGAATGTCCCCGAAGACGTGCAATGGCTAATAAGTTTTCCTGATGATATTTGTGGcctaataatacaatttccaCAAGCTTAGTACATTTCCATGCAACTAATACTAATGGATCAGGGCTgcagtaaaatattaaaatccatttattaataagaaaattaaaagataaaaatttaataaaagaacatACCTATGAGGATAACTTGGATCATATGTTGCTGGCATATTTCTTGTTGTAGGTTGCActgaatcaattaatattaaagattttaaagtaCGTGAATACCATCTGGATAGCCGATGCAATGCTCTGATATTAACAGTTTCACAAAATAATACTTTCAAATGTGTAAGAGGCATGGAAGGACGAAGTATATTTGTATCTAATTTCTCAATTCCAACATAAGAGTGTATTAGATTTAATCGTAACTCACATTTTggactaaaaataaaaaacatagtaaattattttttaatatataaaaaatatgtagaatttaataataaagaatataaatacaaaaatgtttaagtttatttattaaattacgattaaataaataatgttcaaTAAAGCGTGAAAGagacaaaataaaatggataaatCTCTATTCTCTAATCTCTTTCATCTCTATTCTCATTTCATTTAACAcacagttaaaatttttataaatttaataaataagtttcaatcaacatttttatatatcaacttttagGCTTGTTTGGTTTCTAAAATTGCTTTTCCAAAGATAttccaagaatattttaacatcatgtatattttactaaaataataatagttaaataatatcataacttactttttttgaacaaaaatttgcCAACTACTATCAGTTGGTCCCGTATATTGATAATGCCAACCATGCACGTGAATTACAAGTCTTTCCATTGTACCGCTATTCAATGCCTTTAGTAAAGAATCACTTAGGAACTCATAATCCAatgttaaaatagataatctaGCGAATGAATTGAACATATGTCCATAACCAGAATTCAAAGCATTGTAATCATCAGGATCATCCTTAACAGATGCCAAACTAAGAGTTGTTAAGTGTTTTGCTTGGCAGTTACGTAAATGTACCAGAATTAATCTGGCATTTCCTGTTAAATCTTCTATGCATCCCAAACTCAAAGCTTCTAAATGATCAgatctttttataatgtttataagagAAGATACCAATTCTTTAGTGCATTTTGTACTATCTTCGCATTCAAAGGTACTATTACTAGgtttcaaaaacaatttacGAAGTTGTCTATTATGTTTTAGTTTTCTCAAGAGGGCTAATGTTTCTTTTGcacaataatttgatatatcacAGATGATTGTAACTTCTTGCACACTAAGTTCAAAATTGTCTGCTAAATATCTacaaggaaataataataaaataaatattatcaatgcttaatatatgttatctatgaaaaattttataaataccgAGACCATGATGCActttcttcatctttcaaaacaaatgtgatctttttccaaaaatgaGGATGAAACAGAGCATATCTCCAATTTTTGCAGACCTAtgcaaattcaaataaattatttctgcaaaagtaatttttatgcatttaagtcattctttttattattgtaattataaaaacgaatattcaaaatgtaaacaaacaatatagaaataaaataaaaataataattgagattAATACTCAAAGTAAAGCTTTAAGCaaaacatagaaaaatatgaatctcaacacagaaatttaattacccACTGTGTCAGGTCAAAAGTTCATATTTCAAGggcaaaaaaaattcaaaatacctGAGATACTCGTAACCGGCAGTTGTGAGATAAATATGAGTATATTTCCTGTAGGATAATGCTGGGCAGATTATTCCAGCACAGATTATTGTCCTCTTGCGCCATTTCTGTCGTACGATTTGCACCTTTGTAGGACGAACAGCTGTTTGCCTTTACTGAAGACAGCTGCCCCTCGCACTTTTTTGACATTGCCTTCTCTGTCGCGTCACTCTCTATCGGgttttttaattgttccaAATATACAACATCTCCATTTTCAGCGCGTATCATGTTTAATCTGTGTTTGGAGATCTGTATCCTGCACTTTCCTGGCAAATCCTTTCGAATTGGCCACCCGTTTCCTCGAGGTGAGCCCCCTCCACGAATCAAAATAAGAACCTGACGTGTATTGTGCTCTACTCGTAACTTCCAACCACTCCAACTGCCGTTCTCCTATGTATGCTTGTACGCATGGTACGCGTCAAATTCTTCTCTCTCATTAGCTAACAACTACGCATGTCAATTGtgcttataatatttgatattgtatataaactcattgtatattaaagataagtatttgaaaatatataaattatataaattttaggttttaattatatgaattgtcaattaattaaataaaaaatattatttatataaattgaataaatatctcaTATTAAAGTTGTTTGTTATTTTGTCATTTTgacaattgttataatttttattatactacaTTATACTAATGTAGACAATGTATgtaagatatgaaaaaatgttactatatacaaataataaatataattaatatgataaatcataatttcataaaattttttaaaatataaaaataatttcatactgcagatttatcatatattttaattcataaagacAGCACTagctaaattaatttaataaagaaatttctttttttcaagttttataaaattttttttagaatttctcgGATTACAAACTAAAACAGAAAATAactttacatatacatatataaaaaaaatatagtattgtatatatagtatatagtaatattatgatattttataattatatttaatcatcatgcataaatatattttcaatgtttcaaattatatatatatatatatatatatatatataacatatatatatatacatatatatgttttatatttgtatgagTATAGCACAAACAAGAATTGAAGTAATAACGAGTTAGTGTTATAAGCCGGGTCAACATGGAACCCGTGATTAAACGTCAATGTATAGTGCTTCGCTGTTTTCCTTCCTAGAAGTTTTTACAAATGACACAGAATAATGAAGCGCTCGAAGATCCGgatgataaaagtttttatatttctgttgATCTTCCAACTAAAACAGAGCGCAGTATGCAATGAAAGTTTTAGGATAGACAGGGATATACCTAATCCAATGGAAAACAAAAATGTTGAAACAGTAAAAAAAGATAACGCACATAATTCTTTAGATGGAGAAATATACCAACAAAATGCAGTATTATCTGGTGGCACAACGATACTAGAGAATAATAGAACGGTTGATAATATAACCTCAAAACAAACAGATGATAATAAAACTGCACATGCCACAGAAACGCGAAAAGAGGTTggtatttgaaatttgattaaaaaaaaaattaagatttctttggagtgatatttttttagtttctattattcttttttgaatttgcaGTATATCTAACCAAAATGGGTTTGATTTCATATACCTAgacattaacaattattacaaaagctctactatatcattaataatgtgAATTTTCAACAGCATGTGGGTGAAGGACATGCAACTTCTTTAAATGCTGGAGCTCTGAAGCGTGGTTTTTATGTGTTTGTGGGGCTAAGTGTTCTTGTCTTGGCCTATATCGTGTTCCGTAGCTTTAGgtatttagtatttatattaaattttatttatttaacaatagacAGTTTTAAAGTTAACCATACATgttttaaagttaatattagcatttttaaattaaaataaaaatttaatttttgattaaatttttctttatattataggtTAAATAAAACACGTGCCCAAATGGTCAGAAAATATGGTGTTCTTGCACATAGACAAGATGTTGAGATGCGACCATTACCATTGGATGAGGAGGATGATGAAGATACTACTGTTTTTGATGCTAGTAatgttttaacaaataatgttcaacatcaaaatttatgaaaataaataacataagatatattaattatattgtcacaaattttaagttatataaaaattataaatattttttcaaaatatggtggtatttaaaaatcaaaataaacatcACAACTTTTGTTATATATCACACAAAATTGTTTGcttgattttatgaaattttaatatcaaatatgcaaaatatttaaagatgtgttcgtctttaaaaattatatttctggtaatattatatattttattatataaatgaaaatgaaaatgaaacgatcttatgaaacttttttgattttttaatttaagtaagtgataagaaaaaaattttaaatacctattaaacaaatgaataatgGGTATTCTACTATCTATATCTACtc
Coding sequences:
- the LOC108001849 gene encoding F-box only protein 33 — its product is MIRAENGDVVYLEQLKNPIESDATEKAMSKKCEGQLSSVKANSCSSYKGANRTTEMAQEDNNLCWNNLPSIILQEIYSYLSHNCRLRVSQVCKNWRYALFHPHFWKKITFVLKDEESASWSRYLADNFELSVQEVTIICDISNYCAKETLALLRKLKHNRQLRKLFLKPSNSTFECEDSTKCTKELVSSLINIIKRSDHLEALSLGCIEDLTGNARLILVHLRNCQAKHLTTLSLASVKDDPDDYNALNSGYGHMFNSFARLSILTLDYEFLSDSLLKALNSGTMERLVIHVHGWHYQYTGPTDSSWQIFVQKNPKCELRLNLIHSYVGIEKLDTNILRPSMPLTHLKVLFCETVNIRALHRLSRWYSRTLKSLILIDSVQPTTRNMPATYDPSYPHSPDPLVLVAWKCTKLVEIVLLGHKYHQENLLAIARLRGHSLKSLVFAQRFITSGIESWYKAETITHEIKEIMGSQWEPLSDADLPTVVKNPLDGDSREVIMPLVLRDQK
- the LOC108001854 gene encoding uncharacterized protein LOC108001854, giving the protein MKRSKIRMIKVFIFLLIFQLKQSAVCNESFRIDRDIPNPMENKNVETVKKDNAHNSLDGEIYQQNAVLSGGTTILENNRTVDNITSKQTDDNKTAHATETRKEHVGEGHATSLNAGALKRGFYVFVGLSVLVLAYIVFRSFRLNKTRAQMVRKYGVLAHRQDVEMRPLPLDEEDDEDTTVFDASNVLTNNVQHQNL